The window AACCCGTTAAGCATTATTCTTAActtatgagactgagataacctaatagaaaacaaacaaaacaaattatgagcgtaattctcaatcaattcaatattaaaagatgagattgagaaaaaaaagttaatcaagaaaaaaaaccccaagTCAACTCATCTAACCCACGATCTATGTCATGAAAGTgagataatccaataaaaattaaatttaatattaaacaatatttttttttaaaaaaagcattgattgaaaaaaaaagaaaaaaaattaatattttaatgaatgaTACTTTGTAAGGAGAGGTACAGTAAAACCCCCtcatctcttgtttttttttttttttgtcaataatgATACAAGaaacaataagaaaagaaaatttatttttcttaaaagaaattttttttccaatcatttAGGCCATGATTTTTCAGCCAAAGATCTACCAAAACCAGGTGTTGCTTAGTTCGAGTAGTTCTACTTAACAcacttttttatgtatttttttttaagttcctGCCTATACAAGCTTTTCATACACACAACTTTCTCAATGCCAAACTAATATGACACCAATTTTTTCAccaatgatataattttttctccatgaaatttttttaaaattgggtGTATAAATACAACCAATAATTTCTAATAAGAAAAGCTAGCCAAGAGCCATGAAAGTTAAGCAAAACTAGGCCAGACCATATAATTTTTAGGCCAAATATGTGCTTCTTaactctcatattttttttcttattgtatatttattttttctctacatacatacatacatatatatatatatatatatatatatatatatatatatatattgatttaaacGTCAAACAAAATCCATGTTTTTcaaggaatttattttttcagaatcGATCAAATCATCAACTTagcacataaattttaatttctgtaTGAAGTTTTTTTACGAACTTCATTAATTTCCTTTAGCAATCAGTATATACTTGGATGGATAATTATTGATCACTTCATCTTTGTACAAATCTCCTTATGATACTTTTCtgtcatttttaatatcaatctcCTATTTTTAACAAACCTGGTTCTTACTTGgtcattgaaaaaatttaaaagcattATGAAGCAACAAAGTTGTTGTATATATGATGCAATGCTAGTGAGAGCCTTAACTAAGATAAAAgagaataaataataatgaaatatctatttttcttgttataattattaacaataaaagaTACAACAAATCAATTCTCGTATCTTTAAATCAATCCTAAACTTGATTGATTAGAAATCTAGTCGAGgctagttttaaaaaatctaaataataattgatttagttaaatttagataatttagtaatttaactagcaaattaatcataaaatctatttgattttttttaaaaataatataattttaattttttaaaatcttaaaattatattactttttattcatTTGAATTAACTTCAATTAACCTATTTTATAATAGGTCTAGGGTATGGTGCCAGGTTTGATAACTTTTGTTAAAACAAGTTGTGGGCTCAAATATTTGGGCCAAGTAAATAGGCCTATCTAGTGCCTTATGTTGGTCATGAATGGGCCGAACTTTCAttgaaaaaatggaaaatagtaataaaaaaaagaaaggctaCTTCTTTCCAGACCAACTAAATCAAATTTCCATTTAGGTTTCTTTCACGGATTTGATTTCATTCTCGCCGAATTAGAGAAgacctaaaaaaaactaaaaaaactaaaaacccaATAGAGATCGtaacttttccttttatttcccCCAATTTTCGATTGAATTTTCTCCATTTCTCTCTCTACAGGTACTTGCTagcctattttattttaagatttacaGCTATAGTTACATTAAATGGAActcatttcttgatttttttttaatgcaatttagTTGATGTATTGGTTAATTGAGATTTTGGGGCTGctgggttttttgttttatatgatgTGCTTGGTTTGTTGGGTTTTTGATGATGGTAAAGATGCAGACTTTTGAAGATTTCAGCTTTAGAGCAGTAAATAGAATTACAGGTTTTACTTTTTGCTTCCTTTTACTGATTGTTTAAGCAGTGAAAAGGATTTTTTGGGTTCTTAATAAAGCTAAAGATGCCGAAGTTGAAGTCCTCAAATTCTGTTTTATTGAAAGTTTATAGGGCTCTGAGTTTATTGAGATTTGTTATAGCAGCATCAAAATCGAGCTCGGGGTTTCATgggcttttctttttatgtcttGTTATTGATTGTTTTGGCTGATTTTGTTAAATGTATTGATTTAGtagataaaaaaaggtttttttgggTTCCCAATGAAGTTAAATTTACTAgctttgaaatttataaaagagTTTTAGAGCTTAACAGTTTTTCGGGGTTTCTATCTgatgtatttttattgattgtttACGATTAATGttgttaaaaatatgttttaattttgatttcggGTTTGTTGCCTTATCAATGAAGCTAAAGAAATGAAGCTAAAGATACAGACTTTGAAGTTTTCATTTTGGTACACATTAATAGCCAGCCTAAACAGGATTTTGTAGCTTCTTGGTTTTTGTGTTCTATttcttgttattgattttttatgttccaTTTTGTTAActtcatgatgttttttattttgttgcaggAATATGATTTGAGAAACTTTGATTATATGATAATTCATTGATAATTATATGTTGTTGTTTCAATTGTACTAAACACAGGAGTGCTTGCATTTGTTTAGTACATTATGGAGGTACAGACAAATGGGAAACCGATAGATTCACTCTTTGAGAAGGTCCTTTGTATGAACATTCTATCATCGGATTACTTCAAGGAGCTTTACCGATTAAAGACGTACCATGAAGTGATTGATGAAATATACAATCAAGTTGACAATGTTGAGCCATGGATGACTGGTAACTGTCGTGGCCCATCTACATCCTTTTGCCTTCTGTACAAGTTCTTCACCATGAAGCTCACTGTCAAACAAATGCATGGTCTGCTAAAGCACAAGGATTCTCCTTATATCAGAGCGGTAATTGTGCCATACCCTTGCTAAAGCtttaccaattatttttttgttgttattggcTTGATTTGGTTGCAACTTCCTGATGTGTGGATATTTATTCAAATACTTCATTGGTTGATCACTCTTGAATTTGAGAAACATTCCCTTGCTAAACAACTTTATATTCTCTTATGTGACTGTATTTACAAGGTCGTTTAATTTGTGGAAGCACTTGTTAATCTAAAAGTGTTTTGGTGTGTAAACATGCATAATTGGGTCTTGAGTTTTAAGGTCACAGGTTGACTTTTGCGGGCCTTAGCTTTAGATCATGTCTTATCAACTTCTTAAGGTCTTGTCTTTACtttatcttttcttgttttcacaAATATTAGCTAAGCTTGGAAACATGATGACTgacttttatcaaatttgggAACTTTTGGTTAGAGTCTATGATTTTGTTACATCTCAGGAAGTATTTTACCATTTTACATGATTTAAACTGCACAAAggaaactaaaattttttatgcaacTTGATTCAAGCTGTTCTATCAACTGCAAATTTATGAAtggatatttttatatgaattaagcTCCACTTATAAGGACTTTTTATCAACTTTGCTGGAGTGTGAACTGCTGAGAAATTACGAGCCTGTTTTTAATTACAAGGTAATGGGCAAAACATTGCCACGTCTGAATTTTAACAACATTTGAAAATCTCTATTTTGATTTACATATCGCACATGATAATGTCCTTGTTTTTCATAGCAGATCTCTGCAAACCAAGGTTGAGGTGTTCTTGTTTCTTTGAGTTGCTCTGACTTTCTCACTCCTACATAAACTGCCCTTGCTTTGCTGAGCAGGTTTCGCAAAATTAAGGTTTGGGgtgtcttattttttattctcactCCTAGGCTTTTTAATCCTGAATCGATGCTGTCAGCACTTTTTTAATCATGAATCAATACTGCTCGTTATCTTTTAACCCAATTTCTCTTGCTACTACTTTGACTGGTATTGTTACTATTTTCTAATTATGGGAAAACCAGAACTGGCATTCTGTTGCCCACTTTTATTGACCAGGTGCTGTTATTGTTACCATTTTGGTTCGTTGAAACCATGGATAGAGATTCCTTATTCCACTGCCATCAAAGCTTGGTTCACATTAATCCGCATGTTTacagtttttcttctctttctctgcTTGATTTGCGGAATGTACTGTTTAGCATAGGGACTGCTTTATCTTAGCTTTGTGTTTGAAATGAGGGATTGATATCTCCAAATTTGATTGCAGGTTGGGTTCCTTTACCTGAGATATGCTGGTGACCCAAAGACACTGTGGAATTGGTTTGAACCATATATCAAAGATGATGAGGTACTTCTCTTATCCTTGTTTGAACTACAGTTTAAGTTTCTCTTACCAACCCATGTATAATAACTGGCAACTTGATGCCTTCTGATTCTTGAACGCCTAAGTTGCAACTCAATCTGCTTTTTGAAACATTTTTAGTTTGTGAAAAATGAATGCCCAATAACCATGTTTAAGCTTTCTTCCACATCTTTATTTTGCAACTGGTACTGATCCTAGCAGTTGCTTAGTTACAAGTAGTGTATACATGCCAGTTGTTTAAGGTCTTTGGTGGTGGGTGGGGGAGGGAATTCAACTTCAACACAAACTTATCAGAAGTGTTGATATAGTCTAATCTCCATTAGAATTGTATTGTTTTAGTTGAAATGATGATTGCAATCGCTGTGCTCTGTATTCTTTGAATTAGAGATACAGTGAGTGGTCTTTTGTTCAGGGAAACTGTCTAAGAGCACAAGTATGTTACATACATAGAGATGGACAAACACTTGGATATCTCTTCTGCAACCCAGTTTAGCCAATGTATAAAAACGTGGTCGAACAGAATGCTGTTCATTTCACCAATTGCTTTTCAGATACATAAATTCAGGAGTTAAtgtatgatgattttttaattgatggtGAAAACTTCTAGATGAAACTGGTAAAGCGGCTGGAACATTTTCTAGTTCTAATTGCTTGATGAATGTAGGCATTGAGGGGGGATACCGATTGCACAAATAACTGAAGTAGTTGAGGAAATAGGAAATCCTActtaataactaaaatactGCTCCATATACCAGTGTAACACCTggccccaaaaaaaaatattctggaCTTCTCCTTcaaattatgtatttatttttttggtttcacaTTATGTTCCTAATTAAAGTGTATCAGGATTCCAGCTAGATAGCTACCAAAgattgtttaatgcatgggtTTCGTGAGACAACTTGATTGCTTAAGAGGCTGACCTCTTTGTCAAATTGGTCATGTTTCTTGCCTGTCCTTTAGTTACTGACATGTATCAGTGCAAAAGAGCAGTTCGTAATTTATTTAGGCCCCTGTCCTTGTTGAGTAGCTTGCTGAAAAGAGCTCGCTCGCAACATCAAATGACCTTGggagaatttttttgtttgcatttgGATTGGTGGGACTGAAATGCTTCCTTTTCTAATATGTGAATTTTCCAGTAGATCCTGCTTTccaaaatttgatatttatatacaaGTACCTATCTTTGACAGTTACCTAGTAGTTTTCTAGCTAATGCCATCTTTCCTTTAACTGCTACTGTTAACTAAATGCTCCTTCATGCGAGATGTTAatccttcatgatttttttgacatgatatgcATGTCCTTTTCCATCAGTAGCTTAAGTTTCTCTGTGTAGTGACGCATTAGAGTTATGATATTATATTTCAGGAATTTTCTCCTGGATCTAGTGGAAGGAAGACAACAATAGGCATATATGTGCGTGATTTACTTCTCGGACAGGTCAGGTTGAAACAATATCTAATGCTTTGTATTgtagtattttcatattctgTTACTCTTCCTGGTAGGCAAAAAGGGATTGATTCCATATGTTTTTCTCTTGCAGTACTACTTTGATACCCTTTTCCCCCGTATTCCTGTTCCTGTCTTGCGGCAGATCACAGCCAATCTTGAGATGATGAAGCTACCCACAAAAATTTCTGGTTCAACAGGGGATGGCAACCGTCATGGATCTGATGATACTGCACGTCGACCACCATCTGTGAAGGCTGCACTTTCAGTCTCTTTTGGTCAGCGTGCTCCTCATCGTGCATCAACTAGGGACTCATCTCCTGTTCGTCGCACGCTACCTCCACCCTCCTATGACAGAACCAGTGATGATCCACGAAGTCATCGCAGCCAGAGTCGTGAATATTCTGATAAAGAATATTCAGACAGGGATCGGGATCAAGATAGGGGTAGAGAAAGGGACCGTGACAGGGACAGAGAGAGGGACAGGGTTCGGGATAGAGATCATGATAGAGAAAGAGATCGGGACCGTGGCAGGGACAGTGACAGGAAACAGGAACGTGAGAGGGGTAGAGACCGAAGGTCTGATTACGATAGGAGTTCCAGGTACACTGACAGGGAGAGCAGAAGGGATTATGAACGGAGCAGCCGTGATGGAAGTAGGCGTCATAGAGAAAGTAATTATAGAACCCGGAGTCGGAGCAGGAGCAGAAGTAGAAGCCAAAGCTTGCAAGCTGGCACATCACCATTTGATCAGCATCCAACTCCTCAAAGGGATGGAAGCAAGGATAGGACATCTGCATCTAGCAATC of the Populus nigra chromosome 7, ddPopNigr1.1, whole genome shotgun sequence genome contains:
- the LOC133699229 gene encoding pre-mRNA splicing factor SR-like 1 isoform X1 encodes the protein MEVQTNGKPIDSLFEKVLCMNILSSDYFKELYRLKTYHEVIDEIYNQVDNVEPWMTGNCRGPSTSFCLLYKFFTMKLTVKQMHGLLKHKDSPYIRAVGFLYLRYAGDPKTLWNWFEPYIKDDEEFSPGSSGRKTTIGIYVRDLLLGQYYFDTLFPRIPVPVLRQITANLEMMKLPTKISGSTGDGNRHGSDDTARRPPSVKAALSVSFGQRAPHRASTRDSSPVRRTLPPPSYDRTSDDPRSHRSQSREYSDKEYSDRDRDQDRGRERDRDRDRERDRVRDRDHDRERDRDRGRDSDRKQERERGRDRRSDYDRSSRYTDRESRRDYERSSRDGSRRHRESNYRTRSRSRSRSRSQSLQAGTSPFDQHPTPQRDGSKDRTSASSNLAKLKDLYGDLGDQKGDAGLERVPRRDNDGEEVFRLGGSTWR
- the LOC133699229 gene encoding pre-mRNA splicing factor SR-like 1 isoform X2 — encoded protein: MEVQTNGKPIDSLFEKVLCMNILSSDYFKELYRLKTYHEVIDEIYNQVDNVEPWMTGNCRGPSTSFCLLYKFFTMKLTVKQMHGLLKHKDSPYIRAVGFLYLRYAGDPKTLWNWFEPYIKDDEEFSPGSSGRKTTIGIYVRDLLLGQVSTTLIPFSPVFLFLSCGRSQPILR